Below is a genomic region from Methanolobus sediminis.
TATGATGTAATCTATCTTTGAAGGATCGATTATCTGACTGATACGCTTGATCAACTCTCCGGCAAACGGAGCTTTAACCGTGTCAATGAGCGCTATCTTCTCATCGACAACAAGGTATGAATTGTAAGTGCCTCCCTTTGGTGTCTCATATCCGTGGAAGTCGCGCAGATTCCAGTCAACCACACCTACCCAGTAGATTCCTTTTGTTAATTCAAGTGGTTTGTAATCGTCCATTATCCTTCCTCTTACTATTTTATGTCTGCATCCTGAACTGGGTTGCATCATCGAGCAGCTCATCAATTATCCTGTAGTGTCCTCTCTCGGCAGCTGCAACCTGTTCAAAGAATACTCTTTGTTCTTCGCTTTCTGCTCTTTTGGCAAGTTCCATGTAAAAATATTCACTCTTGTGCTCAAATCTGAGGGCTGCGAGAAGTATTCCTATTTCTTCCAGTTTTTCATCTGAGAATTCTTCACTGAAAGACGCTTCAAACTTTGGATATGTGAATTCCACTTCCGGAATGTTCTTACTTTCCCTGTACTGCTGGAGATATCCTGCATGCTTTTTTTCTTCATCTGCAAGGAAAATGTACAATTTGCTTGCGGTCGCATTCTTCATAACGGATGCTTTTTCACTGTAATACGCCATTCCCTCTTCCTCAAGTTCGATGGCAAGAGCAATAGCCTCGTCAAGTGACTTAAGATGGTCAAGCTCATCTGCGATCTCATGTAGTATATCTTTCATTTTAGAATCTCCTTTAAGAACTGATGTTGCTAAAATACAAATTTGTCGTTCCCTGTCTGAACAAAAATAAAACCCACTGTAGCAAATATTATCTAATTCTGGCTTAATATATCTTTCGAGCTTTGTTGCCTGCAATTGCCGGGTTTAGCTAATATTTATATGATATAGGCGACCATTCCATGTTTAGAAAACTTTTTATTTGTGTCAATACATTAATGTGGTTATATTCCATCTGTTATTCATTTTGAACAAGATCACTTTTATAGAGGTAGTTGAATGGACAAAATAAAAATCGCAATTGCTGGTATTGGCAATTGTGCAAGTTCCCTTATTCAGGGTATTGAATACTACAAAAACAAGAATGAGGAAGATGCAACAGGTTTAATGCACTGGGATCTCGGTGGCTACATGCCATTCGATATTGATGTGGTCGCTGCTTTTGATGTAGATGAGAGGAAAGTTGGCAAAGATGTCTCAGAAGCAATTTTTGCACCACCTAACTGTACAGCGGTTTTCTGTCCGGAAATTCCACCCACAGGTACCATTGTAAAAATGGGTAGCATTCTTGATGGCGTATCAGAACATATGGTCGACTATAACGATAACAGGCGTTTTATTCCTTCTGATGAAGCACAATTTACAAAAGAGCAGGTAGTAAAGGAGTTACAGGATTCCGGCGCAGAGATCTTACTGAACTATATGCCTGTAGGTTCTGAGGAAGCAACCCGTTTCTATGCGGAATGCGCCCTTGATGCAGGAGTTGCATTCATCAATAATATGCCTGTCTTCATAGTAAGCAATCCAGAGTGGGCTGCGAAGTTCGAGGAAAAAGGAATCCCTATTATTGGTGATGACATAAAAGCCCAGCTTGGTGCAACAATTACTCACAGAACCCTTGCGGACCTCTTCCGTAAACGTGGTGTGAAACTGGAACGGACTTACCAGCTTAATACCGGAGGAAACACTGATTTCCTCAATATGCTCAACAGGAACAGACTTGCTTCCAAGAAGGAATCCAAGACCGAGGCTGTACAGTCAGTAGTTGGCCAGAGAATGGATGATGATAATATCCATGTTGGTCCAAGTGACTATGTTCCATGGCAGAACGATAACAAGTTATGCTTCCTGAGAATGGAAGGTAAGCTTTTCGGTGATGTTCCAATGAATATCGAGCTTCGCCTTTCAGTTGAAGATTCCCCTAACTCTGCGGGAGTTGTCATTGATGCGGTCAGGTGCTGTAAACTTGCGCTTGACAGGGGAATTGGCGGTATCCTTTACTCACCATCTTCATACTTCATGAAGCACCCACCAAAGCAGTTCACAGATGATGAAGCTCATGCAATGACAGATGCTTTCATCAAAGGTGAGCGCGACAACTGATCAGGACAAATCTATGGACTTTGCTGCCACTGGAAAAGAACGCCGTATATTTGGTGTTGATTTCAGTGGTGCAAAAGATGCCTGTAAAAAGATATGGATTAGCAGCGCTAAGCCTGTTGGTAATACTCTGTATATAGAGGAGTGTTACAGGCTGGCAGACCGTATAGGTTCTACCGCGAACTCCCGTTCAGGAAGAGATGAATGCTTCTCAGCACTGAGATCATTGATAGTACGGGAGATTGATGCTGTTTTTGGAATCGATCTTTCTTTTTCCCTGCCAGAATCTCTCATGGAAGATTCCTGGGAGGGCTTTATTGAATCGTTCTCTTCAAATTATCCTTCTGCTGAACAGTTCCGTGAGTCCTGTAGGGACAAGGCTGCTGGGAAAGAAATTAAACGTGCATCTGAGATCAGAGCAAAAGTTCCTTTTTCAGTATATAATCTAAGGCTTTATCGACAGACCTATTTTGGTATAAGGGACGTAATATCTCCTCTAGTAAGGGACAATCTTGCATGTGTACTTCCAATGCAGGAAGCAAGGGACGGGAAAGCATGGCTCATAGAGATCTGCCCTGCCTGCAGGCTGAAGAAAGAGGATATGTATATTGCATATAAAGGTAAGACTGACGACAGGCGCATTGCCCGTTGTCGCATACTTGAATATTTTATGAGCAAAGGCATTGTTATCCCTTCATCGTTACAGGAACTAATTGTGGACGATACGGAAGGTGATGCCCTTGACAGCATCATTGCAACGTATTCCACTTTCAGATCGCTCTCCCGGCTGAGTGAGATATCAGACACTTTACCGGAAAATTACACGATAGAAGGCTACACTTTTTTCTGAAACATAATCAAAAAAATCATGTTTCAAATCCGCAGTTAGAGTCAACCCACTCCTTTGCTCCGTATATCTGCCTGAGCATTTCATCCATGTGTTCTTTTTCGATGAAAGGGCTCATTGGATAGGACTTCAATGCAACTATCGTCCTGCTATTCCTTGTTGTCTTATAGTTGTCAGTATAGGATATCATGGCAGTACCTTCTTTTTGCGCCCTGGCAATCATGTACTGTGCTATCCTCTGGTTGTATGAGTTGACCTTCTCTGTGAACTCCTCTTCGGTCTCATCACACATCTCTTTCTGAAACAGGGGATTTCCATCAGTATCAAATTTTGTGTGAGGGTAGATACGAAAATCAGTTACAAATGCAGGGTTGTGTCTGTTCAGCAGTTCAATGTCCGAACAATTATCCATCATTTCTCTCAGGTGGTCAGCAGCAGTTATCAGATGTACTATAAGGGTTTCATATCCCTGTTTTCCCATCAACATCATGTTTGCAAGTGCTTTTTGAGCATAATTAGGTCTGCTTGATTCCAGGGTGAA
It encodes:
- a CDS encoding ferritin family protein codes for the protein MKDILHEIADELDHLKSLDEAIALAIELEEEGMAYYSEKASVMKNATASKLYIFLADEEKKHAGYLQQYRESKNIPEVEFTYPKFEASFSEEFSDEKLEEIGILLAALRFEHKSEYFYMELAKRAESEEQRVFFEQVAAAERGHYRIIDELLDDATQFRMQT
- a CDS encoding inositol-3-phosphate synthase — translated: MDKIKIAIAGIGNCASSLIQGIEYYKNKNEEDATGLMHWDLGGYMPFDIDVVAAFDVDERKVGKDVSEAIFAPPNCTAVFCPEIPPTGTIVKMGSILDGVSEHMVDYNDNRRFIPSDEAQFTKEQVVKELQDSGAEILLNYMPVGSEEATRFYAECALDAGVAFINNMPVFIVSNPEWAAKFEEKGIPIIGDDIKAQLGATITHRTLADLFRKRGVKLERTYQLNTGGNTDFLNMLNRNRLASKKESKTEAVQSVVGQRMDDDNIHVGPSDYVPWQNDNKLCFLRMEGKLFGDVPMNIELRLSVEDSPNSAGVVIDAVRCCKLALDRGIGGILYSPSSYFMKHPPKQFTDDEAHAMTDAFIKGERDN